Within Sardina pilchardus chromosome 21, fSarPil1.1, whole genome shotgun sequence, the genomic segment CATTTCAGCTTTTAAGGGCtttccatttttttgttttaatttttggTTTACTGTAGGGTCTCGATTTTTTTAAAGGAGGCGTAATTTGtataggtctgcttaaaggaaCATGGCACCATTTTGTAAAATCTCCCCTAGAGTTAGATAAGTGGGCAAATCATGCATTGTCTCAGTCTGGCAGGAGGGCATAATTTGCCTAGAGTGAAATGCGTGTAGTTatgcattttttgttgttgttgacttaaGCACCCTTACGCGCATGGGATAATTCCCCCCATTGTGAATACACAGGAAACaagaattgtttttgtttgtttgtttgtttgctcacTTTTACTCACAACATGTTATCCGGATAAATTGGATTCCATTCACTATGCTCCAATTTCACGAACAACGCTGGTTCAAGCACAGGTTCGCTGTCGGTGGAACACCGCCATTTGTGTGTTTCCCATACagaacaacaatcacacaagtAAAAAGCAGCTGTCTATGTGCATACTCTGAGACAGCTAGAGGGCCATGAGGAGGAATTCCAAAAGTGTGTGATCAGAATCATGAACTGCACCTTTTACTCAAGAATACAGTGCATATTACAATCACCATTGTACAAAAgacaaaatacatatttttgtatacaaataaaaatagcTTAAAGATTAGGTGAAATTACTGCTTGATGTACCTTTTCAGCAAAACTGTCATCATCATCCACTAGAGGGTACTCAAGAGCACAATAAACATTAATTCACATGCTATTCAACCCTTTCCACTCTTCTGACCTCTATGCattccttttttgttttagaaTGTCTACCAATGTGGGTCGTAATATTGCCAAGATTAGTAGGatcattttttttccagagtACAGTTCATGATCCTGTCTGACTCCTGTGTTTGGGAATGCATGTCTATGCTTTTGAACAcgtggaacaaaaaaaaagaattgtgtTCTTAAATTGTTTTAATTGTGAAAATTCTTATTGCTGAAAAATGGAAAAGTATATAGAAATTGTATTATTTATAAGTCATAGCAATACAGTGCCCTCAACAGCTGTTAGCATCCTGGGTAAAGATGGAGTGAAAACGGTGATAAGAAATTCACTTTTTGATGCGTTAGCTTAATATGACGttgaaaaaaagtgaaaaagggGGCCTTTCATATAACCCTTTTTACTCATCTTGATCAGGGGTACCAATAATTGTGGAGCatactttacattgaaaatcaTAAATTCTCCCTTTCAACCaaagtaacatactgtacaccacaaATAAAGTGGAACAATTTGACATGGAAAGAATAAAAGTATGCTGAACTAACTAAgctgaaaagtaaaaaaagtatCACTGAGGACCACTGTGCTTGCATCTACTGTATGATACGACAAAAGTGTGTGAAACTCAACTAATTAAATGGCCTACTCCATCCTAGATTTTTGGCGCGTCATAGGATCATCATATATATTCCTTTTGCTTTATGGTGACATTGGTgatgttttgttgatttttactTTAGTACAAATACTAAGTCTTACCCTTTGGTAATCTTGTTGACGAGCAATGTAAGTCATTTGGTCAATAAGATGCTGTAGACTGTACTCCATTGTTTTGACCGTGTCTTTGGCTTTGACAGCACTGGGATCGATGGAGTGTTCTCCCATTTGTACATCTAAATGGACTCTCTGAAGGTTTCAAATGGAAAAACATGATTTTCATTTAATTAATGAAACAGTGGTCATCACATCATGTTATGCCATTGCAGTGTTCTTCTCAGTTGCTTTGGCACATTTCTCGGATTGGAATGGTAATTCTCAAAACTGTTTGTTCAAACTTCATATCATCGTATCACTTGTGCACGCCACTGAATCAGTTTCTCCCCattttaaacaaatagcaatgcTTTCGTACATCCATGCAACTGACTTTGTACTAATGTCTGCTGTTCTATACATTTTCAATGGCTAATGTCATGTTGGTCCAAACGCACTATACTGGTTCCCTGCTGAGCACTCCTTCCCTTTAAACAAATTGTCCTTATTTCACTGTTTGTCATTacatgcagatgtgttgaaCTAGTCATTACTAGTTGTCATAGTCTGTCTAGCATATACTGTTCATATGTTACCTGACAAACAGGAATGTTAGGGTgtacagatgtactgtacagtggtGCACAGCTTTGACCTTTGATGTACTGTCATGTCTGTCAACAGTAAAAACGCATCCACTGGCACTGCAATCAATGTGTAACTTTTAGTTTTGAAATAAAACATAGTGTTGCCTTGGGCATTGTTCATTAGAAAATACTTACAGAGTAAACTGTCATATTGACAACAAGATTAAACAGTTTGACATAAGCAGTGTAAGCAAAAGCATCACACGATATGTCAATTTGATTGCACTGACCGTTTTGGAGGCATAAATTAAGCATTTTGAGCAAGATATGCACTTTTGCATATTATCCACTATGTGGTGCAGTTTGCACTGATTGTTTTAAGAAATGTACTGTTGTGCAATTGTTCATTATGATTTGAGAAATGCAACAAAGCGACTGAGAACAACTGTAGCACAGATTTAGCGAACTCTGTGGACTTTAGCTTACCAGCCTTTCTCCTGCAAAGACAGAGAACCTGGTCGAGTTTGACTGCATACACAGATAATGCTGCCCCGAAGCATGTGATGTGAAGGTAAATTTTCCATATTTGCCATACCGTTTCAGCAACAGGATCtgttgagaaaacacacacgttATAGCTGTGTTACTTGAGTATCCAGCCTGCCTTGTGCTGTACACATTTGTAAGAGAAATAGTGATGAAAGATAGGCTATCCTTTACCTCATGATTTGGATCTCGGATTGTGACTGTCATGCCAAGATGAGGAGTATTGGCTGGTTTGTTTGCATCCCATTGTTCTAACAGAAAGTAGCCTGAAAAAAGCAAACTAAGAATATCACGATACATTGTTAAAACTATAAGGCAAGCATAACGTATGAATATGATATCGCGTGATTCACATTCAATTAACGCTTTGTCACTATCTGCTATTTGTTATAGTAGCCTAAGCCTACATATGGTTGGCCTATATTGTTGTAGGCAACATGTTAAGGTATCACCCTCAAATACATTTTTGGTGGTTTATGGCTTTGTGAAGGGTAGATAAATACACCTGGTATTCCCACTAGCTGCCTAGGCTATGCactagcctatatttccagtgTCCAGAATGGATTAACCCTTAAACATGTTAGAAAAGCTTTCCTAGCAGTTCATTGCCAATTACTACCAAACACGCCAGCTAGCACGCTATGCAGCTTTTATCAGTTCCACCTGTGTTTGTGGTGGTTTTGTGATGAATGTTAATATTCAGTCTAAAAGGAACTATGTCCAAATCAT encodes:
- the si:ch211-255i20.3 gene encoding transmembrane emp24 domain-containing protein 11, encoding MTVTIRDPNHEILLLKRYGKYGKFTFTSHASGQHYLCMQSNSTRFSVFAGERLRVHLDVQMGEHSIDPSAVKAKDTVKTMEYSLQHLIDQMTYIARQQDYQREREETFREISEQTNWSVLWWAIIQTAILLSVGFWQMKRLKDFLIEKKLV